The Brassica oleracea var. oleracea cultivar TO1000 chromosome C7, BOL, whole genome shotgun sequence sequence GTCATTTGAATGTTTTTGAATTTGCTGGTTTTTTCAGATCTGAGAGACTTTGAAAGACTTCTCAGAAGACTCTCAGAAGACTGTCGGAAGACTTCTCAGAAGCCTTCTTAGAAAGTCTTCTAATGTATTTTATGCTAGAAGACTTCCCACGAAGTCTTCTGAAGTCTTCTGCCTAATGTGGTATAAATTTTGGATATGTATTTTGTGTGTTTTATATATTAGATTCTAAAAAATTATAGATCCAACCTAATGTGACTGTTTTGTTTATTATCTAAAAATTTATTTTTGAAGTCTTTTCTATTTTGAAGTCATTTGAATGCTTTTGAATATGCAGATTTTGGAAGACTTCTGGGATAATTCTTGAAAGACTTTCGGAAGACTCTCGAAAGCTCTCGGAAGACTCTCGGAAGACTTCTTGGGAAATCTTCTAATGTATTTTATGCTAGAAGACTTCCCACGAAGTCTTCAGAAAGTCTTCCAAAGTCTTCTACCCAAAGTGGTACAAAGAGATGATGTGAAGTGGAGTCCAAGCTTATCTATGTTGATGAATAATATCTAGCTGTGTAATAATTTTGTTTATGGTCTTTTTATGATTTGTATATGTAATATTTTAGATGTGAATTATTTTGTAAACTGTAAGAGATGTTAATCAAAAGAATGGTAAATATATTCATGTTTTGCCAAAAGTACTTGACTTCATTAAAGTTATTGATGCAACATACCAAAAAATATTTTAATCATTTTACCCATACATAACAAAGTACAACAACACAAAAACTTAATAAAATTTGCTAAAACTAAGAGAGAAAACTTCTCAAGAAACCTTAGTCAAATTCACAAAAGATCAAAATTGAATTTTAAGCAAAAGTTAAAATTTTAAATCTCATGGAAGTTAAAAATTGTATCTTATGAGGAAGACAACACAAACACAGAACATCAACTTAATAAAACAAAATCATCGGAGAAGACAATTCTTCTATGAGGAAGACTTACAGAAGACTACTTACAGAAGACTTTTCCACTTAGCTAGAAACATTATTAAACATCAATGTTTGTAACTTCATAATTATCACCAATTAAGTTATAAATTCGACTCAGTAGTCCCAATTTTTACTAATAAACAAGAATTAGCAAGAAGATATTAAAAATTCATTTTAATTTTGGATAAATTTGAAGTTTAATAAATATTTACGTAGAAGACTTCTTTTGAAGTCATCCACAGAAGATTTCAAAAGAAGTCTACTCTGTGTAGACTTCAAAAAAAGTCTTCTATTTAGGTCATTTTTGCAATTGCAAATTTACGAAGGAATACTTCTTAAGAAGTCTACTCTACAGAAGACATCTTCGGAAGTCTTCCTTTGTAAATATTGGCTTACTTTTGAAATTGAAATTATTTCGAAATTCCCAGAGAAGACTTCTTTATAAACAGGTTACTTTTGAATTTGACCGAAGTTAGTCATAATTTTGACTTTCTGTAGAAGACTTCTAGGGAAGTCTACCTGGAGAATACTTCTACAGAAGTCTTTTCTAAATCTTCCGGAAGTCTTCTCAATGTCGCAAGAATTCTGCTGGGTTACTTTTGCAATTGACTATATTTGACTTTTCGAGAGAAGACTTCTTTAGAAGTCTTCCGTCGGATGACTTCTCTAGAAGTCTTCTCTCGCGGGAAAATGTTTGACCAAAACCCATAATTAAACTCGAGAAGACTTCTAGTCTTCTCATTGATATTAAATGTTTTACTGTTATTTTTCAATTGCAAAAGTAACTCACGCAGACATCTTCCGGCATTGAGAAGACTTAGGGAAGACTTTCAGAAGACTTTTGTAGAAGTTTTCTCCAGGAAGACTTCCGTAGAAGTCTTCTACAAAAAGTCAAATTTCTGACCAACTTCGGTCAAATTTAAAAGTAACCTTTTTATCCGAGAAGACTTCTAAAAAAGTCTTGTTTAGAAGTCTTCTCCTGGAATTTTGAAATTTTTTGTTTACAGAGGAAAGTTAGAAGACTTCTAGGGAAGTCTTCTATTAAAAACACACAGAAGGTCAATTGCAAAACTAACCTATGCATTGACCAGAAGACTTCTAAAGAAGTCTTCTCGATGAAGAAGACTTCTAAGGAAGTCTTCTTCGTCGAACAGATCTGAAAAATAAAATGTAGTTCGCGATTTCATACCTTCAACTCGTGAGATGACTTGCGTGGTTTCTCCAATCACCCAGAACTTCTCCACAACAGCTACCTACTCGTTAATCACCACATAATTGAAATCAATGAGAGAAAGTGTAAGATATGTGGTTTGAGTGGATAGGAAATGAGAAAGGATGAGAAAAAATCGAAACTTTAGGGCCTTAACACTCTCAGTTTGGTAGTTCATGGTGGTTGAGGTATTGATGTCAATGGCAAAGTTGTAAATATTTGGTGAAGATGAGGATAGTAAGGTAAAAGCCTTATTTTCGAAAAAAAAAGAAAAAAAAAGTAATGGCATTTTCGTGAATAACTAGAACTTCTAGGGTGAATCGGACAAAACAAAGTTTCAAAAAAACATAGGTTATTTTTGTATTTGACTTGAAAAGCATAGGTTATTTTTGTATTTGACTCGAAATTTTGAGTCATTTTTGAAAGATTCCCAACAATAATTGTACTCTAATTTGAAGAAATATCCATAACACAATACATCCTAAGTAACTGGACCAATCCTAATTTAATATCCAAAATAAAAAATTCAATTAAAAAATAATATATATTATTTATCGTAATATATATACATATAAATTATAGAACGACTTAACATATTTAAATAAATATGAAATTCTCAAATAATATTACAGAGATATGACTATTAAATTAAGTTCTTTTGTATAATATATATATATATATATATATATATGCATGAGATTTCAAAAAATATCACTCTTATATTCATTTATATAACTTTGAATCATTCAACACTTTAGTTTATTTTTACTATTTGATTTTTAAAACAACATATATTAAATTATACATAATCTTATGAAAGATATTTAAAAATATAAAACAAGATTCAAATTAAATGTAAATAACGAAATTAATCAATTTTTAATCTATAGAACAAAAATATTATGGTTAATCAAAAAAGTAGATGTTATCCAATATGTCCAATAATAACCAAACATACATGATATTATATATCCAAAATCATAAGTTTAGTAACATAGTATTATTTAAATAAATCATGCATATTAACTATAATATAAATTAAAAATATTGTAATCAAAAATAAAATATTAATCGAATATTATAATATATTTAATTTGTGAATATTTATATCTATGCAGGAGTACGAGAAAATCTCCAAGTACTTAGACATGGACCATGATTTCCCAACAACAATTTTAGCATAAGACACAATGTCTACGTTGTGACTAGTCGTAATTAAATTAGAAAAGGAAATAAAAGTATTAGAGATAAACTTTCTCGATCCACTCATGTAACAAGTACATCACTTCCTTCTCCTGCAAGCAGAAGCCAAAATTCTTACTGGACAAGGCCACCATCTCAAATGTTGAAATGCAATTATGATGCTGCCTACACAATATACCACTGAGATTGGGACTACCAGATGGATCGTTCGGGATCGTTCGGGTGTTGCAGTAACTTGGGGATCTTCACCCATTGAACACGCGAAAATGCTGAAGAAGATGAAGCTTTGGTTCTGTTGCAAGTTATTCAACACTTACGTTTCTATTGATTTGATAACATGATTATTTGAGGGTATAGTAAAGTGGTTGCTAACACCTGACTGGTGAGTCCTTTAATCATCGTATCAACGTCTGCAAACAAAAATCTGTAATATCCCGATTTGTGGTATATAAAAATATTTAAAACAATTGATTTGGCTATATGTTACCAGTGTGCACATACATTTTCGATCACATATCAAGATATAACTCTAAAGTTAAGCGTGTCTGAGCTGGAGTAATGGAAGAATGAGTGATCTTTCGGGAAGTGATTCGTGATATCGTGCAAGTGAAGCCAAATCACGGAGAAAGGATCAATATGATAATTGTAGGGTAGGTAAATAAAACGTTTAAGCCTCCGAACGCACCGATGATGGAACTCACATGCCGAGTGAGCGGACCTGAAAGAGCCATTAACTATAGACGGTCAGAGCATTACAAAATCTATTATTGGTCTACCAAGTATCTTTCTCATCCCTCAAGCATATCTACATGGAGGCGAATAGTGTTGCTCAGAAAAAGAAAGGATCTTTCCAACAGCATTTTTTCATCTTTTATTTATTTATCCTACTTCATGGCTAACGTCGGATTATGTAAATTTTGAACTTTCATAACAGAAATTTATGTAGACAAAAACGAACTTGATTGAAATAAATATTCATATTAATTATTTTATTAAAGACGTGAGTATTAACTTATAAACTCTTAAATCCGTATTCATAGTTTTCAAAATATTTGATGTTTTATTTATAAGATTTTCTAAAAGCAAAGTAAAATATCGTACCATATGTGACATTTTATTAATTCACTGTTCAAATAACAATCTCAATTACAAACATAAAGCAATAAATACTTCATCAGCAATCAGAGTCATTACACTCGGTTAATACTTAGCAATCATCACAAACTGAAAAGAAAATTGAGCAAGCCGACACCGTACTAATATTAAGCGCAATAAAGTCATTAAAATAAGCTCTAATTTTTTTTCAACGATCAACGAACCGAAGACCACACTAAACGTTAATTATAAAGATGCACAAGCTGGGAATCAACTCCTTTTGTAATCTCACAGTTTATTCATTCTCCATACAAACATACACACACACACACATATATAATAACCAGGTTTTTAGCCCGTAATTTTACATTAACCAAACCAATCATTATTTTGTTTTCGTAAATTCTAAATCTATTTGTGGAATTCGATAACAGAATATGAATAGGCACGACAAATAATTTCACATTGAAGAAAACCTGAACCAAATGCTAAATTCTCGAACTGTAAAAACGATCTCTCTTTACCGCCCGAACATTGTGTTAGCATCGACATGTCCATAGCAAACACAGTCTTAGAGAAAAGGTCACCACCCTTTGGGTCTGTTGGTGTAATCATATCTACAACTATCACTTTTCCTTTTTCCGGTAGACTCTTCCAACAATTTTTTAGAAGCTTTATACAATCTTCGTCCGTCCAATCATGAAGTATCAACTATAAAAAAAAGTGGACTTTAACAAAAATTATTATATAAATAATGGACTTTAACAAAACTCGAAGATACCAAACTCACATAGGAAAAAAAAGAAGATAACAAACTTTATATATATAATATATCTATACTTACTTTCATAAAGACTGCATCTCCTTTTGGAATATTTATAAACATGTCTCCAGAGACATGCTCCACTCCTATAATTAGTAAAATTAACAAACAAAAAAAATTTAGAGAGGTAGATACTAAAACATTAGTATATAACTTTCAAAACATTAATTAGTTTGTACCTGGATAAAACGGAGCATTGGTTAAAACCTGAGGTAGGTCGAAATTAACACCCTTAATATGAGGATACTTGGAAGTGACTAGACCTAATGTAGTTCCACTTCCTCCTCCAACATCCACCAAAGTGTTTACATCTTCAAATCCTCTGTACACTTCCAGAACCTTCTTCATAATCATTGTGGAAGGTTCTGACATGGCACGATCAAACACTTTAGCAAATTGTCCATCCGAATTAATGTATTCAAAAAGTTTCATGCCATGGGCAGAACTGAATGCATCTCTTCCTTCTAGTATCACATCTTTAAGATTTGTCCTGTGAAAAATAAATAAAGTCTTCATCTGTTCATTTATGATTGGTTTATATACATATTTCGTTGTAATGAGGTTTAGATAATTTGTTATGACTGGTTTAACATAATTGACGACCAACTCGATTCAACTTTTTTCTTAATGACTAGAAAATTCTGAATATCCCAAAGGCGATATCCAAACAATGTTTTATTAATTTTTTTTTAGAATAGTGAAGTACGTACCAAGTCTTGAAAACTACTTCGCTATGGGTCAACATAAACAGAGAAGCGAGAGAACCAGAACCGTCATTATCTTTCAAGAAATACTTGCAAACCGGCTCGGCTGCATATACCCACTCCATCTTTCCGGTTCGACCGTTAGCGTTATTTTCAACCATACGGCACTTTAAAACTGAGTGGCTGACGAGTAAACGCAACATTCGGTCCAGCAACACTGGCGCCTCCAGGTTGGTAGGTTTGGTTGGGAGACTACGGGATATCTCAAACGGTGAGAGCCACACGCCGTTGCCTGCTGCAGCGACTGTGTCGATGACCCCAAGCTCCAAGGCAGCTTTGAGAACCATGGGGAAAGCCATGGTGTTAACTATACTCTCCGCTTGTAAGCTCACCATTTTTTCGTCGACTTCTTGCTCATCTTTGGTTAAAACCGGGTTTGCGCAAGTAGTCAGGTGCCTTTGAAGATGATTTAACATTATTTTTGTTGGTTATAAGATCTGAGAAGATAGATTGAAAGTAAAATTTCTTTGAGTGCGCGGTTGTAACGTTAATACTTATTGCCATATTATAGGGAAAAATCCAGAAGCCAAAGCTAGATATTTCGACTGTTGATTTGATGGCCAAATGACCCCACTCGACTAGTCTACGAGTGTGGCCTTGTGTTATTGTTGTGGGGATCCTTGTGATACGATCTACATACCCATTTGTGAGAGTAAATGACTCCACCCAACTACGACGAGTTTGTCCAATATTTTATTAAATTTTGTGGGAATCCACGGGATGATATTATTTACATGCTATTGGTTCAGTCCTTCATTCTGAAAATACTAAAATAATTAAAATAGTCTTAATAATATATCATATCATTTAAAAAAAACTAAATTTTCAAATATAAAGATAAGCACAACAAATTTGACATGAAATTTAAGAAAATGTTGATATTAGAAATTTTATTTAGGAAATAAATTTTAAACTATATAAACTTTGAATATTTTTAATACTTTAAAAACTATTTATACTTTTATTGAGACTATTATACTATTACATTTATTAAAAGTCAAAATTAATTATATAATATCTGATAATTCATATAAAATTATAAACATATAATTTCTTTAAAAAAAATAAAAACTATCATAAAGTTAATATTGAAGATTGAAGTAAGTAACTCTCCTTTTTCCTAAAGAAACGCAATAATTTTATGTGTGCTTTCAGATGTGATCACCAATAACAAGAGAGAAAGAGAGTCTGGTGAAAGTTGCTTTGAAAGATTAACTTATACGTACGGTAATAATGATTTCATCACTATTTATTTTCTTTTGTTTTCTGATCAATTAATCAAGGCTAAACGAAAATATAACGTGACAATATACGATCAATTTATAATCCATTGTTCCGTTTGGACACATGTATATGTCTTTGTTTTTAATGAATACATTGTTGGAACTCGGTTTTGACGAAGTGGTGTGGACCATAAATTTTCCGAAAGAGACGTCTGTCGGAAAAACCGGAATTTAGGCACGATGTAACCGTCACCGTGAACACTATGAATTATTGTGTTTGTTTGTCAAAATCGAAATTGTTGTGAATGAAAAATGGAGGTCCAATGTGTATGACTTACAAAGTTTATAAAGTTTTGAATTTAGCTAAGTATAGAAACTAACAAATATACACTTTGGATATTTGAGTTTGAATTAGAATACGAAATGGTTAGTCAGACTAAATGTCTAATAACTTATTTTAAAATCTTATTCATGAACAAAATGAAATGTAGACCTATTTAAGAAAAAGATCATTCGTGTTAGTCAAACATATAATATCTTCTTCTTGAAAGCTAACTTTACCAAATTGATTATAGGGAGTCAATTTCCTTTAATACATTTGACGTGACTAATTGCTCCATTTATACGTTGGCTCCTTTTTGGCTGGTTACATAAAGGAATCGTAAGTCAGAGCACCTCCAATGGCGCCGTTGGAGTTCTAAACTTGCATATATATATATATATATATATATATATATATATATTGTATATATTATATATGTGTATATAGTTAGAGGTCCAAAAAACCCCTCCTAAAATTTTTTAAAGAAAAATGGGTAGAACTCCCATTGGAGATGCTCTCGTATTCTTATTGAGAGAATTCGAACATAAACAAAACAATCAGAAAACAATTCCTCACATTATTTTTTCCTCTTTTTCTTTGATATTTCTTTTGACCCCGCGAGTATATACAAAATTAGTTTCGTCAGATTTCTGATAGAGTAACGTAGATCATAAGATTTTTGCACTTGTATCCTTAGACTCATTACGTAAATGAACTATCGCACTACGGAACATATTTTGAGTTAAAGAAATAGATAATATCTAGACTCCACGATTGTACCATCCTTTTATTTTACACTTGATATAATCTTATCATTTTAATTCTTTACAATATTTAATTTTACGTAGTTTATATATTACGTTCTATTAGTCTTAACTCAAAATATCTATTTATTGATTTGCACTAACCGGACTGATTATTTTATAAGTTTTTCTTTATAAGAACAGGTTGTTCGATATTTCTAAAACGGTGTTGGGATCGAATCTGTGTCTCCTTAAGCTAGGTTTTGGTATTGCATAAAGTTGGTGTTCTTGCGCTTACGTTTCTATTTTGTAGGAACTGCTGAATTTGAAATATTTTTTCTGCATACCCGTGATTAGCTTTAATGGCTTATTCCGATCATATTGATTTATATTTAATCGGCTCTTCTTTACATAACTGAGGTGATGATTGTTTTACTAGTTTTTGGATTTTGCTTTCTGGTTTTTGGTTTTTGCTTTTGCAATAGATTTTAGTTTTTTGAAAAACATGATTGGTTGTTTTAGATTTTGATTTTAGCTTTGGGTTTTTCCTTTTAAAATTAATCAAATAAAAATATTAGTAAAATTTCTATTTTAAAATAATAATAATAATAATATCATCAAAAGACATATAAATTGTTTGATGAAATTATTTAAAAATATAAATACAAAATAAAACTATCGTAATTCCTACATAGATAAATAAATTTGATACATATATTTATGTCATAAATCTATTTTAAAATAAAAATTAATTCTATGTGTAGACATAATTTTTATATGCGAGTATATTTTTATATTATATTCAACTATTGTATATAAAGGTAATAGCTAAGTTTTGTAAATACAAAAATAAATTGAAGTGTAAAAAATTTACTGTATATAGACTTAAATTTTTTAATTAATTTGCTAAGACATTTATGTCACAAAAAATATAACTAAAATAATTGTAAATTTTTAAAAAAGAAAATGACTTTTTGGTCCTAGGGGAAAACCAAGAGAATTTTGATTTATTTTTGTAAGAAAAAGTAGATTATCAACAAAACATATATACTTTACATAAAATAAATTTAAATAACTAATTTTATTTTATTGAGAAGTTTTAAAATTGTTCTTCATATAACTTATTTTGTATTATATTATTAAACAAAGGCTTTTACTAGAGCTGATTTGTTTATAATAGTTATTGTTTTTATTTCTTTTCATGGGTTAATGCATAAATATAGCAAAAGTTTAAATTAAAAAGAAAACGAAAAACTATCCTTGGATTTTGAAAAAACCACAAAAAACTTAGATTTTAGTTTTTCTTTAGAAAAAACAATTATTTGAAAAACCTAGTTTTCCTAGGTTATAAAGAATCTATTTCTATGAAAACCTGATTGTCTAAAAAATTGTTTTTTCAGGAAAAAAAAAAACCAAAAACTATTTTAGAATCTGTAAACAACCAACCTCTGATTCTCTTTAGTCAATATTGGATTGCTGCATCTTTGTCGTTTTCCTTTTAGTGTAAAGTGTAAACTACATCAAAGTTCATTGCTTTGTATTATGGGAAATTGTCACAAATACCACATTCATTGTACCATTTTTCATGTATACACTAATCATTTTTATCCTCACTTTTAATGAAGGATAAAAGACACTTATACCCCTAGGGTTAACTAATCAAAGAATTTTAAAAAATAGTTTCAAACATAATTTTTTATTTTCAAAAAGAAATTTTGAAAAAAAATCATAAAAATCAAAAAAAAAAATGAAAAAAAGGTTTATAAAAAAGTTTGAATTTGAAAAAGTATAATTCGAAAACCTAAAAAAATATATATATTTTTATTTTTTTTTTATTTTTTTTATTTATTGAAATAATGATTTATTATATATATAGATAACAAATGTATAAAAGTCTTTTGCCACTTAATGAATAAGATATTTTTGAAAATGTCCTTTTAGTAGTGGTAAAGATGAAAAATGGTGCCATGAAAGTGGTAAACATAAAATTTTTCCTGAGCTATTTGTCAAAGGTTGACTTGTCTTGTTGTCTTTTTTATTAACCGGATTTAAAAATAAAAAAAATCGTTGGCTCTTATGATTCCATTGCAAGCTATCAATCGTTTTCTTTGTTATTAATACTAGGGGGCTCTCCCCCGCGCTATGGAAAAACTTATGAGATTCTGGTTTTCTGTGTTGTAAGAAGTCGAAGTGTTTCCAATTACATACAACCTGAATGTATTCATGTTTGAATTATATCAGTTGATTGTTTACTAATGTGTAAACAGCCATCCAGGGTCCTTTATTAAAAATGAAGATAAAATTGCTGCCAAGTTGGAGCTTGGTGTAGGGAATGTGATGAGAGTAGAAGATGTGAATAATATTGTATTGACTCTCATGAGAATAATGGTTAGAGTTACATATATGTTTATATTAGAGATGTTTCCTAAACTAGATAGATACAAATATATATGAGTATCTTATATAATAAATATACAATATTAACAATAATGTTTATGATC is a genomic window containing:
- the LOC106301936 gene encoding caffeic acid 3-O-methyltransferase-like, yielding MLNHLQRHLTTCANPVLTKDEQEVDEKMVSLQAESIVNTMAFPMVLKAALELGVIDTVAAAGNGVWLSPFEISRSLPTKPTNLEAPVLLDRMLRLLVSHSVLKCRMVENNANGRTGKMEWVYAAEPVCKYFLKDNDGSGSLASLFMLTHSEVVFKTWTNLKDVILEGRDAFSSAHGMKLFEYINSDGQFAKVFDRAMSEPSTMIMKKVLEVYRGFEDVNTLVDVGGGSGTTLGLVTSKYPHIKGVNFDLPQVLTNAPFYPGVEHVSGDMFINIPKGDAVFMKLILHDWTDEDCIKLLKNCWKSLPEKGKVIVVDMITPTDPKGGDLFSKTVFAMDMSMLTQCSGGKERSFLQFENLAFGSGFLQCEIICRAYSYSVIEFHK